A single genomic interval of Nerophis lumbriciformis linkage group LG17, RoL_Nlum_v2.1, whole genome shotgun sequence harbors:
- the ppp5c gene encoding serine/threonine-protein phosphatase 5, with amino-acid sequence MAEGVNDAELLKEKANKYFKDKDYDNAIKYYSEALDLNPSNAIYYSNRSLAYLRTECYGYALADATKALDIDKNYIKGYYRRATSNMALGKFKAALKDYETVVRVRPNDKDAKMKYQECNKIVKQKAFERAIASDEIKKSVVDSLDIESMTIEDDYAGPKLEDGKVTMKFMKEMMEWFKEQKKLHRKCAYQILVQVKDLLSKLPSLVDIAIKEPEKITICGDTHGQYYDLLNIFELNGLPTESNPYLFNGDFVDRGSFSLEVILTLFGFKLLYPDNFHLLRGNHETDNMNQMYGFEGEVKAKYTAQMFQLFSEVFQWLPLAQCINNKILVMHGGLFSEDGVTLEDLRKIERNRQPPDSGPMCDLLWSDPQPQNGRSISKRGVSCQFGPDVTERFLDQNKLDYIIRSHEVKAEGYEVTHSGKCITVFSAPNYCDQMGNKGAFIHLRGSDLKPEFHQFTAVPHPNVKPMAYANTLMQLGMM; translated from the exons ATGGCGGAGGGAGTAAACGATGCTGAGCTACTCAAGGAGAAGGCTAATAAATACTTTAAAG ATAAAGACTATGATAATGCAATCAAGTACTACTCAGAGGCCTTGGACCTCAATCCATCCAATGCCATCTACTACAGTAACCGCAGTCTGGCATACCTGCGCACTGAGTGCTACGGCTATGCCTTGGCGGATGCGACCAAGGCCTTGGATATAGATAAAAATTACATCAAAGGATATTACCGCAGGGCCACTTCCAACATGGCGCTGGGCAAGTTCAAGGCTGCATTAAAGGACTATGAGACG GTGGTGCGTGTTCGACCGAACGACAAGGATGCAAAAATGAAATATCAGGAATGCAACAAGATTGTCAAACAGAAGGCCTTCGAGAGAGCCATCGCCAGCGACGAGATCAAAAAGTCAGTCGTCGACTCTCTGGACATTGAAAGCATGA CGATCGAGGACGACTACGCCGGGCCCAAACTGGAGGATGGAAAGGTCACAATGAAGTTCATGAAGGAAATGATGGAATGGTTCAAAGAGCAGAAGAAACTGCACAGAAAGTGTGCGTATCAG ATTTTGGTGCAAGTTAAAGATCTTTTATCCAAACTACCAAGTCTTGTTGACATTGCGATAAAAGAG CCAGAAAAAATAACCATCTGTGGCGACACACACGGGCAATACTATGATCTCCTCAACATCTTCGAGTTGAACGGCCTCCCGACTGAGAGCAATCCCTAC CTGTTCAATGGTGACTTTGTAGACCGTGGCTCTTTCTCTCTGGAGGTCATTCTCACGCTCTTTGGATTCAAGCTGCTCTACCCCGACAACTTTCACCTGCTTCGAG GTAACCACGAAACGGACAACATGAACCAGATGTACGGCTTTGAGGGCGAGGTCAAGGCCAAATACACGGCGCAGATGTTCCAGCTATTCAGTGAGGTCTTCCAGTGGCTGCCGCTTGCTCAGTGTATCAACAACAAGATACTG GTGATGCACGGGGGACTGTTCAGTGAAGATGGAGTCACGTTGGAAGACCTCCGAAAGATCGAAAGGAACAGACAACCTCCAGACTCAG GTCCCATGTGTGACCTTCTCTGGTCAGACCCCCAACCTCAG AACGGCCGGTCGATCAGCAAGCGAGGGGTGAGCTGTCAGTTTGGGCCGGACGTGACAGAGCGCTTCTTGGATCAGAACAAACTGGACTACATCATCCGGAGTCACGAGGTCAAGGCTGAGGGTTACGAGGTCACTCACTCAGGAAAGTGCATCACCGTTTTCTCAGCACCCAACTACTG TGACCAGATGGGAAACAAAGGAGCTTTTATCCACCTCAGGGGATCTGATCTCAAGCCAGAGTTCCACCAGTTCACTGCTGTG CCTCATCCGAATGTCAAGCCCATGGCATACGCCAACACGCTGATGCAGTTGGGGATGATGTAG